One Clupea harengus chromosome 3, Ch_v2.0.2, whole genome shotgun sequence DNA window includes the following coding sequences:
- the ccdc136b gene encoding coiled-coil domain-containing protein 136 isoform X2 codes for MDGLRLPPLMEEALDSTEESSDLKPDEAIMSSEITAKERDVLEENNEKEQMEKEVKEEKAGEEEEEDEDEPLSQEQELEELRAQVLQLLLELEETRDTSQKHQESFQELQGLLEDERLASAHQAEAFTRQIQRLQAQLRSVQEEMECLDEEKETELREAQEELRVAQEEVVLLQQSAEEAAAERENDIASLQEELCRLRAQMQRLQDTAQEYELEITTLRAEIAMKSQRRDEERREGGVCQLREECMTLKGECQTLKDDNRRLTERLQLLMRMGSSSGSVYMTLKEELEDGTSTDCSVSTETSGTNCRLVDASIQKNISFDGKPITPTTWTGGISEIFSLRDQLKQAEERASQVQRECDCLKIELRELQVMFDTSQKERDELELELLRCREELDRLAEKGLQISSLSSEPPFLSLPFVGMIVIVATFWCWLSELSS; via the exons AGGAAAGCAGCGATCTGAAACCGGACGAGGCCATCATGAGCAGCGAGATCACCGCCAAGGAGCGGGACGTACTGGAGGAGAATAACGAGAAGGAGcagatggagaaggaggtgaaggaggagaaggccggggaggaggaggaggaggacgaagaCGAGCCGCTCTCCCAGGAGCAGGAGTTGGAGGAGCTCCGGGCTCAGGTGCTCCAGCTGCtcctggagctggaggagacaCGTGACACCTCGCAGAAGCATCAGGAGAGCTTCCAGGAGCTGCAGG GCCTGCTAGAGGATGAGCGCCTGGCCAGCGCCCACCAGGCTGAGGCCTTCACTCGCCAGATACAGCGGCTCCAAG CCCAGCTGCGCTCGGtgcaggaggagatggaatgcttggatgaggagaaggagaccGAGCTGCGGGAGGCGCAGGAGGAGCTGCGCGTGGcccaggaggaggtggtgctgctgcagCAGTCGGCCGAGGAGGCGGCGGCCGAGCGCGAGAACGACATCGCCAGCCTGCAGGAGGAGCTGTGCCGGTTGCGCGCCCAGATGCAGCGGCTGCAGGACACGGCGCAGGAGTACGAGCTGGAGATCACCACGCTCCGCGCCGAGATCGCCATGAAGAGCCAGCGCCGGGACGAGGAGCGGCGCGAGG GCGGCGTGTGCCAGCTGAGGGAGGAATGCATGACACTGAAGGGGGAGTGTCAGACCCTGAAAGACGACAACAGACGACTGACCGAGCGACTGCAGCTGCTCATGAGGATGGG cagcagctccggTTCCGTGTACATGACTCTGAAGGAGGAACTCGAGGACGGGACATCTACGGACTGCAGCGTCTCCACCGAAACGTCCGGCACCAACTGCCGGCTGGTGGATGCCTCCATCCAGAAGAACATCTCCTTCGACGGCAAGCCCATCACCCCCACCACATGGACAGGAGGCATCTCTGAGATCTTCTCCCTCAGGGATCAGCTGAAACAGGCAGAAGAGAGGGCCTCGCAAGTGCAGAGAGAG TGTGACTGTCTGAAGATTGAGCTGCGGGAGCTGCAGGTGATGTTTGACACCAGCCAGAAGGAGAGGgatgagctggagctggagctgctgcgcTGCAGGGAGGAGCTGGACCGGCTGGCTGAGAAGGGCCTGCAG ATCTCCTCTCTTTCGTCTGagcccccttttctctccctcccctttgtAGGAATGATTGTAATAGTGGCCACTTTCTGGTGCTGGTTGTCCGAGCTGTCATCTTAG
- the ccdc136b gene encoding coiled-coil domain-containing protein 136 isoform X1, with translation MSSEITAKERDVLEENNEKEQMEKEVKEEKAGEEEEEDEDEPLSQEQELEELRAQVLQLLLELEETRDTSQKHQESFQELQGLLEDERLASAHQAEAFTRQIQRLQAQLRSVQEEMECLDEEKETELREAQEELRVAQEEVVLLQQSAEEAAAERENDIASLQEELCRLRAQMQRLQDTAQEYELEITTLRAEIAMKSQRRDEERREGGVCQLREECMTLKGECQTLKDDNRRLTERLQLLMRMGSSSGSVYMTLKEELEDGTSTDCSVSTETSGTNCRLVDASIQKNISFDGKPITPTTWTGGISEIFSLRDQLKQAEERASQVQRECDCLKIELRELQVMFDTSQKERDELELELLRCREELDRLAEKGLQISSLSSEPPFLSLPFVGMIVIVATFWCWLSELSS, from the exons ATGAGCAGCGAGATCACCGCCAAGGAGCGGGACGTACTGGAGGAGAATAACGAGAAGGAGcagatggagaaggaggtgaaggaggagaaggccggggaggaggaggaggaggacgaagaCGAGCCGCTCTCCCAGGAGCAGGAGTTGGAGGAGCTCCGGGCTCAGGTGCTCCAGCTGCtcctggagctggaggagacaCGTGACACCTCGCAGAAGCATCAGGAGAGCTTCCAGGAGCTGCAGG GCCTGCTAGAGGATGAGCGCCTGGCCAGCGCCCACCAGGCTGAGGCCTTCACTCGCCAGATACAGCGGCTCCAAG CCCAGCTGCGCTCGGtgcaggaggagatggaatgcttggatgaggagaaggagaccGAGCTGCGGGAGGCGCAGGAGGAGCTGCGCGTGGcccaggaggaggtggtgctgctgcagCAGTCGGCCGAGGAGGCGGCGGCCGAGCGCGAGAACGACATCGCCAGCCTGCAGGAGGAGCTGTGCCGGTTGCGCGCCCAGATGCAGCGGCTGCAGGACACGGCGCAGGAGTACGAGCTGGAGATCACCACGCTCCGCGCCGAGATCGCCATGAAGAGCCAGCGCCGGGACGAGGAGCGGCGCGAGG GCGGCGTGTGCCAGCTGAGGGAGGAATGCATGACACTGAAGGGGGAGTGTCAGACCCTGAAAGACGACAACAGACGACTGACCGAGCGACTGCAGCTGCTCATGAGGATGGG cagcagctccggTTCCGTGTACATGACTCTGAAGGAGGAACTCGAGGACGGGACATCTACGGACTGCAGCGTCTCCACCGAAACGTCCGGCACCAACTGCCGGCTGGTGGATGCCTCCATCCAGAAGAACATCTCCTTCGACGGCAAGCCCATCACCCCCACCACATGGACAGGAGGCATCTCTGAGATCTTCTCCCTCAGGGATCAGCTGAAACAGGCAGAAGAGAGGGCCTCGCAAGTGCAGAGAGAG TGTGACTGTCTGAAGATTGAGCTGCGGGAGCTGCAGGTGATGTTTGACACCAGCCAGAAGGAGAGGgatgagctggagctggagctgctgcgcTGCAGGGAGGAGCTGGACCGGCTGGCTGAGAAGGGCCTGCAG ATCTCCTCTCTTTCGTCTGagcccccttttctctccctcccctttgtAGGAATGATTGTAATAGTGGCCACTTTCTGGTGCTGGTTGTCCGAGCTGTCATCTTAG